A window of Hordeum vulgare subsp. vulgare chromosome 5H, MorexV3_pseudomolecules_assembly, whole genome shotgun sequence genomic DNA:
gaaaatagaaaacagttttgaattatttattcaatttcaaacacttttcattatcatagttttgtcaaattctcaaatatgcaaaatataAGATAGTTTTTAATTGTAGATAAcgaaatagttaattttgaaaatacaaaaaaaattgaaactatatgagaatttgtaaagaaaattaaacctaaattcaaagtgacctcactttgaattcgggtttaattttctccacaatttcaaatatagtttcaattttttaatttacattcagtttaggcccgtaagcctgctttagagaggagctcgatggagtagctgcgatggggcttataaacaagtgttagtccccctcgctgggcgaggtgggactaaacttatcgtgcagccgaggaggggcttagtcccgggtggagccacgacccgggactaaagcccctcgcctgccgcctgccgaggaggggctttagtcccggtgcgtggctccaaccgggactaaacaccccctttagtcccggttggagctccgcaccgggactaaaggcccctgcttcccgccttctggtctgccgaaaaagggcctttagtcccgggtcgtggctccacccaggactaaaggggctcgaaccgggactaaagatccacctatataagcgggagttagaaaaattccaacccaaatcgttcgtttcttttcttcttcctctcgttctcctgcccggcgcggcacaccgacgacctcgacgacgccgtcaggctgcccgccgtcctcctcgccgccgcctgtcgtcctcctcgccgtcgccgtcgtcctcctcgccgccgccgtcctcctcgccgcgcgccgtcgacacctccggtcggtaagcaccccgccccctcctccccaacactccggccagtagaagaaaagaagaaaaaggagaagaaaagaagaaaaaggagaagaaaaaggagaagaaaagaagaaaaaggagaagaaaggaagaaaaaggagaagaaaggaagaaaaaggagaagaaaggaagaaaaaggagaagaaaagaagaaaaaggagaagaaaagaagaaaaagggaaggagaagaaaagaagaaaaaggagaagaaaagaagaaaaaggagaagaaaggaagaaaaaggagaagaaaggaagaaaaaggagaagaaaagaagaaaaagggaagaaaagaagaaaaagaaaaatattttttgtcatttaattcctattgttattaggtttgtgctagattattagggttagtaatatttagaattaggttagggttacaagaagaagaaatatgaacaaaaataagaaaataagattaggaaaaaggaaaataagaagaggagaagaagaaaagaagaaaaaggagaataagaagaggaggagaggagaagaagaggaaaaatagaagaagaggagaagtagaagactagaaaaaattagaagaggagaggagaagtagaagaagagaagagaagaagtagtagaagaagaggagaagtagaagtagaagaagaagtagaataagaggagaaacagaagaagaggaaaaattaggttagggttacaagaagaagaaatatattttttcatttaattttgctattgtatagtgtatatgcttaagtgttaatagtgcttcttagattattgcttaattttgctattgtatattcttaagtgttaatagtttaattttgctattgtatatgcttaagtgttaatagtttatttttagcaagaaaattaatagaactagtttatttttttagttcattttacgatgcctatcccgcatcctcgtcgtcgactcggcggaggacacctgcttgatcagaggggccctgtccgggactgggcttcgcccagctggtattgggaggtgctaccttccggggggcgtaggttggtgaggagccagcccgttgttgacccgatccttgtttggtggcggtcgcgtgggccggtgacggtgccgaggcttccggacaccgcggaggtggtacgtcaccatgtcagcgaggaggatgagcacgtccgtcgctacatggttgcattggagggcaggttcgagcatacctggcaggttcttcggggatctcactggagctatgatcctgtgatggttccttctctttgagtgtccaccgcccgcgacgatacccgtcgggcgctacggttctagatgtatcagtgatgctatatgtatgatagtattcgaggagtattagtgataatattcgaagatgtacggacaaaagagatgatgtatttgcttataattgaatgcatgctaatctgaatactactttattttacgatttggttttgcttattgaatgctcaaattggaaaactactactactttgaatactatgcagaaatctaggagtcccgggtggagccacgacccgggactaaagttgttttggaacagagttcctgatagaataatgtgacatatagaagggtagatgagatcaggaaaaataggatcattttctacacatctagaatgtcgccattttgttaaatccttaaaggttaagagaatccgttagacatattttagagttctagccaagaccccggactaaaggtcctcctatataaaacgacacttcgaagtttccaacccctcttatatagtttgttagtttattagttaatcaaatgtccgttttttgcagaactatggatccacatatcaagaacctcgaagaggaagaacttctcgaagatataatcaaagacggccccgacgttgaaccagctgaatctccgtcgtcatatctaaacccctccggatatggaatggagctcgaccgacacgaagaggaAGCCGATGGGGAAGGAGAtacgtccaatgacggagaaggtgatagctccactgatggagaagccggtggagaagccggtgaagaaataataaagtccggcgaggtatacatatgaagttcgacaatcacttgtaatatgtgcaaaatattggagatagctctatattgtatacatatacattcatttgacgaatgtttctccctcttaggcctccacatcgagcaaagctacgaaacgaggcccgactagaaagttggatgcacggacgcattacacctttgaggtgatattgcctacgggcgaacccaagcttcctaagaatgctgctgacacattcaagaagcaatgcggagttctcgttagggatcacgtcccgatcagtgttcgggagtggaacaagcgcaaaggggcagccgatagtgactacgtcgccgaaaggtacaaagataatctttggaatgatctcatgtcacatttcaacctgccagaatgtgagaatgaagacgccgcagacaaactgagggccaaagtcaagcagtggactctaaagaagatggctgaactgttccgtagctggaagaagaagctatggaaaaactatctgaagacaaagaaagtgctagtattcgaggggtatctagccaagcaggcgcatcactggaaggcatttcaagagtacaaggagtcagaagatgcccaggcattatcagaaaagaacaagataaatgccgacaagaagaaatatcaccacaagctggggccagggggctatgagactgccatcccaaagtgggacaagaaagagcaatatctgctagctaaaggcatcgtacctgaaccactccgtgatgagtgggaattaagagcaagaaattggttccttgcgcatggtggttcgtacgacgaagaaaaagGGGACCTCATctacagtgacggtcttaggatacccagggagaattggacaaaagatagtgaaagaaattaaggagggaaaaagaaagttcactgcagatagacagaaagatttgctcacactggtcctcggcaatgacgaacatggaggacgaacgcgaggcttcggtccttcttacccgtggtggcttgggtttgccagagaccaagacacttacagaagccgagcgagagcaaagaagcggcagcacgatgaggagaatgacaagttcaaccagttgcttgccaggattaacgagcaacagaagcagattgatgagcttagaggagtagcgcgccaggaagatcctgcacttgatattaccggggccccatctaagcggaaaagcagtgtggctgaatctgaggccccgcccgacgatgcacgaaaaatgatagagggcggtcccggctaccccatggatggaatcaaggagtcaacatcatgtgaactccatcagaaattcaagaacatatccatgaaggtggccgtcggacaagctttaccttctggccctgatgcacgctggcatggccgtgagattccaggtggctttgctaaagtcggggtggatgaaatcacagcggggtttcatgatatggagctcgacatagctggacccaaagatgagaggacactcggagaagtactgggtggagtcatcctatgggacaagaactacatcaagcttccaggctcggccccaaggacaacaccgcctccgagtcgtcgtcggccagcacaacacgagtccatctcgatcaccgccgccggacttggatcgtccgtctccgccgccgccctctccggatactaagcggaagcgtgccagcaagaacgctccgccgacgatttctaagcgacggagccccccaaagcgcaaacggtcgcccctcccaaaggtacctcatgctaatcttcctatcagaccatatgatcgtacccccaaggaaaacgccaggatagcaaaggaacatcatgatgcgcagatgaaaaagaaggaacccgagccccgcccggaatacaccgagaagcaaatagcatttgcataatacttcacgaaccttccatcacagtatgacttacaccataatcctgatgactatacacgcacattgcagaaggaagtgaaaaagagcagatcatgtgcaagtgcaagtgggagaaaatcaagttcaactacaagcaagaaaaaatcagacgttcctcagcttggacaacaagccaaacagtcgatcccacccctcagggtgttacccgagaatgtcccccctccggtgcaggggcaagatttggaattagcaaagaagtgggcggatgaatggggtatcccggttgaagacattatggcttcccaagacgacaggttacccaaggctgtggtagcccctaagccatagtttgtcatgggagcgcctttggtcagcaaagataatgtcccaacaaatatgcgctaCTTGCATacgtggtacttaagtgaatcaaagaatgggagaacgatgatcgtggtgagtgtcccacgggagtactacggccgccccgaagaaatccatatcgactttgatgaactcttccagatgtacaatggcgacgccctcgacaaatctcttatgagttgctattgtctgtaagtttttcaattcgttgtctacatataacttgtttagttatttcaattcattgtctatatataacttgtactctattatgcagaatgaagattctggattgtaaaagtaagaacatcctaaatattgggtttattgacccagataaaatacatatagcgacgctaactgataaacccaaggaggcggaggaaaaccttctaaggtttctaacagatcaaaatttctgtgaccacatactgtttccatacaacttcaggtgagggtctttactctgttgtgtccattcacttataagtgtaattgataagttactgacacacacacacacacacacacacacacacacacatatatatatatatatatacatgtgcagctttcattggattctgttggacattcaaattgataagggaagagttgatgccttcgacccattatcgagacccttggaacagttccaaagcctgcaggacatgctccaagggtaatttcaatcattcttgcgctctatcggtctctttcgatgattttctgatatatcaattaatgaaaaacttagcaaatcattatccttgtcgggcagggtttggaagcggttcaagtgcgtgactcccggtatcgagcctgagaagctgacctttagagcggctcaggtaagtagtagtatgatatacttctattttcaatacatttatgatgctaaattattattttgattatatatattctattctcgtaaagtgcgaccagcagccacgggggacgcatctatgcggatactatgtttgcgagaccattcgcacgtttacctctgagcagaaggatcacagattcgacgtaagcaatgaacattcacacctctatttttacccgtcattctttgttatcatgattgatattcatattcatctcctcttcttatatagtacacggccatgagggagaaggtcctaccagagcaacgcgcgattgctgttgcagaggagcttgcgacctttctgaggacggaagctatagatgacaaaggacgatttagtgtagctaggggtcattactgatgttcgtccatgtaatcgaatagacgggctctagtcccgataattcagatctccatacaattgtatatatatgctcgcttgtaagataagttaatcttatatatatatatatatatatatatatatatatatatatatatatatatatatatatgcataattatttctatttagaattatatgaaaactaattcccgaacaccaaacgaggcatcacgttaatctcccgaacacctaaaccctaaaaccctaaaacccaaaaataaacaaaatctgaaactctttagtcccggtccgtgtaacgaactgggactaaagggcctgcccctgaggacactacgaggcgcccacgtggagcacctttagtccaggCTTGGAACAggaccgagactaaaggttaggcctttagtcccgcccctttagtcccggttggtgaaccgggactaaagccccttacgggccggggctaaaggccacgTCCCCACTAGTGAATATGAGGTGATTGTGGCTACTTCTCAACCTTAAGAAGTGCTAGCTCTCTATGAGATGCTCGTAAGTAGGGCTTGCATGTGTGCCTTTATAGGGTTGTGTATGCATGCGTGTTGTAAACATATGTGTTTGTACTGTGTTTCCAAAAAAAAGATATTTTTCTTGAACCAATTTCTAAAAAAAACATTCATCCAGAACCTTTGAAATAATTTACCATCCAATTTGAAAATGCACTCACCCAAACATGCTTAAGTTAAACAAATATTTCTGCTAACTGTCTAGCATACGATCTCCCAATTAAGCTGAGAATTGTTGAACACCTCTAGCAGAGCCGGCACATCTAGGTCCACCTCGAACTCTGAAATTTCTTCCGTTACTCGCTCTGTTTCACCCCTCGGAAGATCTATATCTACAAGATTGGGCAGATGATCGATAATGTTGTTACTGATGTTGTCGCCGTCCTTGCATGTGTGATCACCGTAGTACACGACAGTGTACTTTGCACCCCGAACCTCACAATCGTCTGTGGAATAAATAGAACTgcctccatcttgatcttgttgcTGAACTGTCTTGGTTGCTGAGCAGTTACGTTCTGTGTAGGTGCATCTGTAGTAGCTCCTGTTTAATCACAAGTTTAATCTTAGTGCAGGATCAATTGTCCATAATTAGCTATACTCATCTGTTAACGAAAGATGCATGCTTGTTTTGTTTAGTGTAATACCTAGCATGTTGTCTTCCATTGATGTTCTTCTGCCCATATTTTCTCCACTGGTGACCATCATAATGCGGAGCATTGGTCACGAGTGATCTTGATTGCTTGTCGTCGTTCCTCCTACAAGATGTGAGGTATTTGTTTAGAAGTGATCTTGATCACGCGAATTGAAGATATATAAAATGTCCCAATTGAATTTGGAGTCAATTAGCTCAATATATATTATTGTGCATGCATTAGCCATGAGATTGATTGTaaacgatcaatatccaatatccATGCATGGATATCACATATAAACGCAGTCACGCACCTTCTCTTTCGACcaacgatggaactaggcctcgcCTGTTCTTCCATCTTGTCATcgatatcagcagcagcagtactagTACTGTTCTTCCTCACCAAGGACTTGTCGTCGATGACCTCGATGGTCGCTCGACTTCCACTTCCAGCACTGAAGAGCTTTGTTACGACGCTGGTGCTGCAGCCGATCACGTCGTCGAAGAGCTGGACGGCGAGCTCGGCCGACCTGCTATCCACGTTGTGGAGTTGTGGAAGGATGAGCGCCCGGAGCTGCGTCACGAGCTCCTGCTCCCGCTGTATGAGCGCCACGATCTCCGTGAGGCCATGGCCGCAGTTCTTGCTATGATCCATATGTTTTGCCGTTACGTTTTCTGGGCTAGTGAGGGTGTCAGGTTGCTTGCAAGCTCTTGATAGCTATATATGGGAAAGAAACACCAGCGAATATATCGATCGATGTGTACCTTCTGTGTACTTGATGTGTAACTTTGAGGTTAAACTGTAAAGAATAAGTGAGGAGTCCGTTTCACAGTGTGAGTGCATGGCAACGCGTTAGTGAGACTGGGTGAGCACGAGGGGGTGGAGTGAGACTTTTGACCAGGGCGAGGTTTTGTGGGTAGCTAGGAATATTTTCTTCTCATGGAAAGAATAAAGAAAGAACTCGAAACTTGGACCAGAGACCCATCTTGCCAAGAAACATGCATCTTTGTTGTCCTACCTGTGCATATGGATTGTTAATTTGTGATTGAAGCTACACCGCATGGGGACATCGAACCTGACACGTTGTAGTAGATACTGAGCTTAATAGTATAGTCAACATGCTAGTCAATTAAGGAGCATGCATGGACGGAATGGCGGAATTTGGCAGCTTCGACGTACTGGTCTGCGGCACCGAGATAGTATTATTTTTTTTAAACGGAGGCATAAGATTTGCCTCGTCAATTAAATAACAAAAATGCTAGACATACAAAGAGTTACATAAGGTTACACGCTGACTAGGATTCTTTCTTTCTAACTAACCATCCCCTGATTTTCAAGGGGATGGGGCCTTCATTCTCCTTAATCTCCAATCAAAATCCACCTTTTTGTAAAACCTATGTAAACTTATGTATGTATAGCATTGCTGATTTAATAAGGAGAGAATAGAGTTGAAAGTTTTACAGAAACCCCAAAAGCATGGCATGCCAATTACTCACGTCTAATGATATTCCCTAGCTGCTTAGCACCGCGGTAACCAAGGTTTGCCTTGTCGCAGATTGCCCTCAACAGAACTGGTGGTGGAGCACCCTTGTTCCGGAAAACACGAGAGTTTCTTTCATTCCAAACGGTCCATGACAAAAGCATGGTTATGCATGCCATAGCAATCCTATCCGGTGCTAGTAGCCCGGTCATTGTGTCCCACCATGCCATGACAGAGTATTGCAAATGCCAACCCGACGTGTCAACATGTACAAGACCAAAGTGATCGATTACAAGGCGCCagcgtcgtggtggcgtcgatcatcttgcacggagctttcggtggagatgtcaagtcatgtctggcagacaggtgctacgctgtgtCGTCTGGCCGACAGGATATGTCAAATCATGCctggtcggcaggtgctacgcacgacagatcttccacaatcttcgcgtctggactgaagagccgtggtggcgtcgacggatggacggactggcaaggatgatacaGATCTCTCTCTTGAAGATGGGTGTTAGCGgcctgatgatgatggcggcatctaaaacgtgtgcatgaggtgtacgctttaggtctgctgcaacggttgtgggttccgatacgttatgtggatgtatCAGTGAcgacaccggttttagatatgaggagtgagagcactccacattatcgagttgtgtaggtgtgagtggtggcttcggacggtttgatgtatgttcttgttagacctatgttgaataattaataaaaaatggtcgtatgcatcgattgatgcagaggccgggggtttgaacctccttttcaaaaaaaaaacaggcGCCAGAGTCTGTGGGTGTACCGGCACTTGAAGAAAAGGTGTGGGCCTATTTCCTGTACCCTCTTGCATAAAGGACAGAGTTTGCAGTTATCCCAACCTCGCTTCTGAAGCCGGTCGGCTATCCAAATTCGATATTGCAGAGCTAGCCAAGAGAAGAATTTCACTTTTGGCGGACCCCAAGCCTTCCATACCATGCGTTCCATAGGGGAGAGAGTCATCCCTAGGAATTGCGCCTTGTAAGCGGTGGAGGAAGAATAAATGCCATCACTAGAGTGCTTCCACACAATGTCGTCCTCAAGAAAGTCGTCCAGTCGGACTTCACGAAGAAGCATCCAAAGAGTGAAGA
This region includes:
- the LOC123396661 gene encoding uncharacterized protein LOC123396661; translated protein: MGNPCTQEDLHFFYASTTITLGNGSKTPFRDASWLLGRKPMDIASLIFEASWRKHRKVREALKDNVWIFTINHNTVISGAHIWEFFTLWMLLREVRLDDFLEDDIVWKHSSDGIYSSSTAYKAQFLGMTLSPMERMLSRACKQPDTLTSPENVTAKHMDHSKNCGHGLTEIVALIQREQELVTQLRALILPQLHNVDSRSAELAVQLFDDVIGCSTSVVTKLFSAGSGSRATIEVIDDKSLVRKNSTSTAAADIDDKMEEQARPSSIVGRKRRRNDDKQSRSLVTNAPHYDGHQWRKYGQKNINGRQHARSYYRCTYTERNCSATKTVQQQDQDGGSSIYSTDDCEVRGAKYTVVYYGDHTCKDGDNISNNIIDHLPNLVDIDLPRGETERVTEEISEFEVDLDVPALLEVFNNSQLNWEIVC